In Engystomops pustulosus unplaced genomic scaffold, aEngPut4.maternal MAT_SCAFFOLD_165, whole genome shotgun sequence, one DNA window encodes the following:
- the LOC140108663 gene encoding sterile alpha motif domain-containing protein 9-like isoform X2: protein MADYKSRPLVDWTEDHVREWLRSIRIKTEYIEKLFDEEVTGPVLQKISDDFLKGLGMKQGQIQLLIEERNDLVRKQKAAPPPPRDKRKPIKPPMPEASASDDVGDQAKQTSGTTVQPAEPEIEKKRLPAKESSSIATSQRDDQNVASPCETDKYRDMQELGSKFRPFDNEVGDFKYVRGHVLPPESGVEDLITPCHEFKSLVTASGLDRIKLQAKFASEVIKFASACLNVRTNGTIHFGVMDSKEDKQWRHGQIMGIPVKEPDVYVDALDYIEKSFHVEHEAARLCIRTPKFIEVVGKDSKDQRFVVEVDVVPDSHLVKDRVFQVTLPKYNEKSNKVSYEKKTYYRRIGAKSEPVPEDDVVRFIQKLNSLDEARKKAEQNVTCDGSSLEDLGRKISVLLTDGKKYMSDSLRYILVTNRCTESQRMHINFLTRMNVLCVLDFDPNSDLSGLCSKYKEHHAINNHSLKSYANEDRVSTGDLKKNLSLFNQTSWVFCNGRSSYRGEDEPCDESTWVRTKKKLLKKAITFICDEILPKGYFIVVFLLLSAPEKPIIDTFHEFYTELNGMEYILCIAENKEDYERWANQAKASCKMETLNQRSIVGMQLSHIDATVQSLLPQSSSIRQLSVSTKGVCTLTTPDEERMHSLQVLCTNECDNTNLEDLSKEQIEEIETTFYRGGKVTWKHFWLAEQGKCEAFIEREACTDVQRILNDILNGNRVRLPVTRIKIVHQPGSGGSTVARQILWKKRRELRCAVMKSSFPVMTVCQHAVNLREYEEKDIHLCLPVLLLIEDCDDEYIDDLRDELTKVMVSKRIAPAKLCFILLSCKRANAPENLLRFSALETVTITHKLRKEEKMKFTTKAEKLKKKFSPESIITFILMSQQFVEEYVTNFVHNVMADIDHSSNVTRLIRYVALLNCYVQNSYISVSHCEAFMGLDAHTPDQSALREYNFNNCLSEQAKLIFIKRVDPITCITCIHIIHPHVAKEILKQLPDNPQSQIAMSLLQEDVLFRHRFGRDEFLGFVRDLISRRRKISRGDSVDTFLSPLIEQICETENNQEKAINLLKVAYERFDKDPFLAQQLARLHYKYKKFDAAIHWAETAKSQLPNDSFILDTEGQVYKNLFSFLLEKSNNVVPLEEVPVFIEHALKAMQCFQAAQRAAKGETETMNNAGYFGEVEVGCRLLKLLSTLEIFPQNENDKSHELLRYLLSDYIPEVIKKPWAKFHMRLKGLHRNIFNALEWISEDLSYFQTDKIDDNEEKRKGEEQVYSPRTWLLHKIKVFSKFFRSQLLPSSDDNEDEEVKNSINKLIQKMNIYGLGGGSTSTILSLLPDHKKLSNIVDLYTRCSADLDDIDLISYIMSHIALACVAPNSTKLLTFQDLRERSKRYQNPRKSFPASAYLLLMLLYWKDDIIDREPDAKKDQILSSALQNARRLHQNRIKDVPVRKKRSNVLFFLGHGHGLYKLLHRSKVEKQMEGPVNEWRLKLDDGEVSRLESGQKLLRTVPGFAENGKIYATGHCKKEKIEIVPINNSSVPYGNENVTFYLGFTYAGLVAYNIKVQD, encoded by the coding sequence ATTACAAATCACGACCTCTGGTTGACTGGACAGAAGATCATGTCCGAGAATGGTTGCGCTCCATACGTATCAAGACAGAATACATTGAGAAACTATTTGATGAAGAAGTAACTGGACCAGTTCTGCAAAAAATTAGCGATGATTTTCTTAAAGGCCTCGGTATGAAACAAGGACAAATTCAGCTTCTTATAGAAGAAAGAAATGACTTAGTGAGGAAACAGAAAGCCGCCCCGCCCCCCCCAAGAGACAAGAGAAAACCAATAAAGCCACCAATGCCCGAAGCCTCAGCAAGTGATGATGTAGGAGATCAAGCGAAACAGACATCAGGAACCACTGTCCAACCTGCTGAGCCCGAAATTGAGAAGAAGCGGCTACCTGCAAAGGAATCATCGTCCATAGCTACAAGCCAAAGAGATGATCAAAATGTGGCAAGTCCATGTGAGACAGACAAATATAGAGACATGCAAGAGTTAGGGTCAAAATTTAGACCATTTGATAATGAAGTAGGAGACTTCAAGTACGTAAGAGGCCATGTCCTTCCTCCAGAATCTGGAGTAGAAGACCTCATCACACCATGTCATGAGTTCAAGTCCCTGGTTACTGCCTCTGGACTGGACCGCATCAAACTTCAGGCTAAATTTGCTTCGGAGGTGATCAAGTTTGCCTCCGCTTGTCTGAACGTGAGGACTAATGGTACAATACATTTCGGGGTGATGGATAGTAAGGAAGATAAACAGTGGAGACATGGACAAATAATGGGGATCCCAGTGAAGGAGCCGGATGTGTACGTTGATGCACTGGACTATATTGAGAAAAGTTTCCATGTAGAACATGAGGCGGCCAGACTTTGTATTCGAACACCCAAATTCATTGAGGTTGTAGGTAAAGATTCCAAAGATCAGCGCTTTGTGGTGGAGGTAGATGTTGTACCTGACTCACATTTAGTTAAAGATCGGGTTTTTCAAGTAACTTTACCAAAGTATAATGAGAAAAGCAACAAAGTAAGTTATGAGAAGAAAACGTATTACCGCAGAATTGGTGCAAAATCTGAGCCGGTGCCTGAAGACGACGTGGTGAGGTTTATCCAGAAATTGAATAGTTTGGATGAAGCAAGAAAAAAGGCGGAACAAAATGTCACCTGCGATGGGTCCAGCTTGGAAGATTTAGGAAGAAAAATCTCCGTTCTGCTGACTGATGGTAAAAAGTACATGAGTGATTCTCTCCGGTATATACTGGTGACTAATCGCTGCACCGAGAGCCAGCGCATGCACATCAACTTTCTAACGCGCATGAACGTTTTGTGTGTTCTCGACTTTGATCCAAACTCAGACCTTAGTGGCCTGTGCTCCAAGTATAAGGAGCACCACGCAATAAACAACCATTCCTTGAAGAGCTATGCCAATGAGGACCGGGTGAGCACAGGAGACCTGAAAAAGAATCTCTCCCTCTTCAACCAAACCAGCTGGGTCTTCTGTAATGGCCGCAGCAGTTACCGCGGAGAGGATGAGCCCTGCGATGAGAGCACCTGGGTCCGAACAAAGAAGAAGCTTTTAAAAAAGGCCATCACCTTCATATGTGATGAGATTCTGCCCAAGGGATACTTCATTGTTGTCTTTCTGTTGCTTTCTGCTCCAGAGAAACCAATTATTGACACTTTTCACGAATTCTACACAGAATTAAATGGCATGGAGTATATTCTATGCATTGCAGAGAACAAAGAAGACTATGAAAGGTGGGCCAACCAGGCAAAGGCCTCCTGCAAAATGGAGACCCTAAATCAGAGGAGCATTGTGGGAATGCAGCTCAGTCACATTGATGCAACTGTGCAAAGCCTCCTACCACAGTCGTCTTCCATCAGGCAGCTTTCTGTTTCCACCAAGGGAGTGTGTACTCTCACCACCCCGGATGAAGAGAGAATGCATTCCCTTCAAGTTCTATGCACCAACGAATGCGACAACACAAACCTGGAAGATCTGAGTAAGGAGCAAATCGAAGAGATAGAAACTACATTCTACCGAGGTGGGAAGGTGACCTGGAAGCACTTCTGGCTGGCGGAGCAAGGGAAGTGTGAAGCCTTTATCGAGCGGGAGGCTTGCACAGATGTCCAGCGCATTTTAAATGATATTCTAAATGGAAACCGTGTGAGACTTCCCGTCACAAGGATAAAAATTGTCCACCAACCAGGCAGTGGTGGGAGTACAGTCGCACGCCAGATTCTTTGGAAGAAACGTAGAGAGTTAAGATGTGCGGTGATGAAATCCTCGTTTCCAGTCATGACCGTGTGTCAGCATGCTGTGAACTTGAGGGAGTATGAAGAGAAAGACATCCACCTCTGTCTCCCGGTCCTGCTGCTTATTGAAGACTGTGATGACGAGTACATTGATGACTTGAGGGATGAGTTAACCAAAGTTATGGTCTCCAAGAGGATTGCACCTGCAAAACTTTGCTTCATCCTTCTAAGCTGCAAAAGAGCAAATGCCCCAGAAAATCTCTTGAGGTTTTCTGCCTTGGAGACTGTAACAATTACTCACAAACTGCGTAAGGAGGAAAAAATGAAGTTCACCACAAAAGCAGAGAAACTTAAGAAGAAGTTTTCTCCCGAGTCGATCATAACGTTCATTCTAATGAGTCAACAGTTTGTAGAAGAATATGTGACGAACTTTGTGCATAACGTTATGGCTGACATTGACCACTCGTCCAATGTGACGCGTCTCATAAGATACGTGGCCTTACTCAACTGCTACGTCCAGAATTCTTACATCTCTGTGTCCCACTGTGAGGCCTTCATGGGTCTGGATGCTCATACACCAGATCAGAGTGCACTAAGGGAATACAATTTCAATAACTGTCTCAGTGAACAAGCGAAGCTTATTTTCATTAAAAGAGTTGATCCAATAACTTGTATAACTTGTATTCATATCATACATCCGCATGTGGCAAAGGAAATCTTAAAACAGCTCCCGGACAATCCGCAAAGTCAAATTGCTATGTCTCTACTACAGGAGGACGTCCTCTTCCGGCACCGGTTCGGTAGAGACGAGTTTCTTGGATTTGTCAGAGATTTGATTTCTCGGCGACGTAAAATTAGCAGGGGAGACAGTGTCGATACCTTCCTATCGCCTCTTATTGAGCAGATATGTGAAACGGAGAACAACCAAGAAAAAGCAATCAACCTATTAAAAGTTGCCTATGAGCGATTTGATAAAGATCCCTTCCTGGCCCAGCAGCTGGCCCGACTGCAttataaatataagaagtttGATGCGGCCATACACTGGGCAGAGACGGCCAAGTCCCAGCTCCCTAACGACTCCTTCATTCTGGACACGGAAGGACAAGTCTATAAAAACCTCTTCAGTTTTTTGCTTGAAAAAAGTAATAATGTTGTTCCACTTGAGGAGGTCCCGGTGTTTATTGAACATGCTCTGAAAGCCATGCAGTGTTTCCAAGCAGCACAACGAGCGGCCAAGGGTGAAACCGAGACCATGAACAATGCCGGATATTTCGGTGAAGTGGAAGTCGGTTGTCGTTTGTTAAAGTTGTTGTCAACGCTTGAGATTTTCCCTCAGAATGAAAATGATAAAAGCCACGAACTCCTGCGTTACCTCTTAAGCGATTATATTCCTGAAGTCATCAAAAAGCCCTGGGCCAAGTTTCACATGCGCCTAAAAGGTCTCCACCGAAATATCTTCAATGCACTGGAGTGGATATCCGAGGACCTGAGCTACTTCCAAACCGATAAAATCGATGACAACGAAGAGAAGCGCAAGGGGGAAGAACAAGTCTACTCCCCTCGAACATGGCTGCTGCATAAGATTAAGGTATTCTCAAAGTTTTTTAGGTCACAACTTTTGCCTTCGAGTGATGACAATGAAGACGAAGAAGTAAAAAATTCTATTAATAAACTGATTCAAAAGATGAACATTTATGGACTGGGAGGTGGAAGCACCTCAACAATCCTCTCTCTTCTTCCTGATCACAAAAAACTGTCAAATATAGTCGATCTTTACACAAGATGCTCGGCGGACTTGGATGATATTGACCTGATTAGTTACATAATGAGCCACATCGCACTGGCCTGCGTAGCCCCCAACTCCACCAAACTTCTAACTTTTCAGGACTTACGGGAACGAAGCAAAAGATATCAAAACCCGCGAAAGTCCTTTCCTGCAAGCGCATATCTACTGCTCATGCTCCTCTACTGGAAAGATGACATCATAGACAGGGAGCCCGATGCTAAAAAAGACCAGATTCTCAGCTCGGCTCTCCAGAACGCACGCCGCTTGCATCAAAACAGGATAAAGGACGTCCCTGTCCGCAAAAAACGAAGCAACGTCCTCTTTTTCTTAGGGCACGGTCATGGCCTTTATAAATTGCTACATAGAAGCAAAGTGGAGAAGCAGATGGAAGGGCCCGTGAATGAGTGGAGGTTAAAGTTGGATGATGGGGAGGTGAGTAGATTAGAGAGCGGGCAGAAGCTCCTGAGAACCGTGCCGGGTTTTGCTGAGAATGGGAAGATTTATGCGACGGGACACTGCAAGAAAGAAAAGATTGAGATTGTCCCCATTAATAACTCATCGGTGCCTTACGGGAATGAGAATGTGACATTTTATCTGGGATTCACGTATGCAGGACTTGTGGCCTACAATATCAAGGTGCAGGACTGA
- the LOC140108663 gene encoding sterile alpha motif domain-containing protein 9-like isoform X1, with the protein MIGGVVSAAALGALTDYKSRPLVDWTEDHVREWLRSIRIKTEYIEKLFDEEVTGPVLQKISDDFLKGLGMKQGQIQLLIEERNDLVRKQKAAPPPPRDKRKPIKPPMPEASASDDVGDQAKQTSGTTVQPAEPEIEKKRLPAKESSSIATSQRDDQNVASPCETDKYRDMQELGSKFRPFDNEVGDFKYVRGHVLPPESGVEDLITPCHEFKSLVTASGLDRIKLQAKFASEVIKFASACLNVRTNGTIHFGVMDSKEDKQWRHGQIMGIPVKEPDVYVDALDYIEKSFHVEHEAARLCIRTPKFIEVVGKDSKDQRFVVEVDVVPDSHLVKDRVFQVTLPKYNEKSNKVSYEKKTYYRRIGAKSEPVPEDDVVRFIQKLNSLDEARKKAEQNVTCDGSSLEDLGRKISVLLTDGKKYMSDSLRYILVTNRCTESQRMHINFLTRMNVLCVLDFDPNSDLSGLCSKYKEHHAINNHSLKSYANEDRVSTGDLKKNLSLFNQTSWVFCNGRSSYRGEDEPCDESTWVRTKKKLLKKAITFICDEILPKGYFIVVFLLLSAPEKPIIDTFHEFYTELNGMEYILCIAENKEDYERWANQAKASCKMETLNQRSIVGMQLSHIDATVQSLLPQSSSIRQLSVSTKGVCTLTTPDEERMHSLQVLCTNECDNTNLEDLSKEQIEEIETTFYRGGKVTWKHFWLAEQGKCEAFIEREACTDVQRILNDILNGNRVRLPVTRIKIVHQPGSGGSTVARQILWKKRRELRCAVMKSSFPVMTVCQHAVNLREYEEKDIHLCLPVLLLIEDCDDEYIDDLRDELTKVMVSKRIAPAKLCFILLSCKRANAPENLLRFSALETVTITHKLRKEEKMKFTTKAEKLKKKFSPESIITFILMSQQFVEEYVTNFVHNVMADIDHSSNVTRLIRYVALLNCYVQNSYISVSHCEAFMGLDAHTPDQSALREYNFNNCLSEQAKLIFIKRVDPITCITCIHIIHPHVAKEILKQLPDNPQSQIAMSLLQEDVLFRHRFGRDEFLGFVRDLISRRRKISRGDSVDTFLSPLIEQICETENNQEKAINLLKVAYERFDKDPFLAQQLARLHYKYKKFDAAIHWAETAKSQLPNDSFILDTEGQVYKNLFSFLLEKSNNVVPLEEVPVFIEHALKAMQCFQAAQRAAKGETETMNNAGYFGEVEVGCRLLKLLSTLEIFPQNENDKSHELLRYLLSDYIPEVIKKPWAKFHMRLKGLHRNIFNALEWISEDLSYFQTDKIDDNEEKRKGEEQVYSPRTWLLHKIKVFSKFFRSQLLPSSDDNEDEEVKNSINKLIQKMNIYGLGGGSTSTILSLLPDHKKLSNIVDLYTRCSADLDDIDLISYIMSHIALACVAPNSTKLLTFQDLRERSKRYQNPRKSFPASAYLLLMLLYWKDDIIDREPDAKKDQILSSALQNARRLHQNRIKDVPVRKKRSNVLFFLGHGHGLYKLLHRSKVEKQMEGPVNEWRLKLDDGEVSRLESGQKLLRTVPGFAENGKIYATGHCKKEKIEIVPINNSSVPYGNENVTFYLGFTYAGLVAYNIKVQD; encoded by the coding sequence ATTACAAATCACGACCTCTGGTTGACTGGACAGAAGATCATGTCCGAGAATGGTTGCGCTCCATACGTATCAAGACAGAATACATTGAGAAACTATTTGATGAAGAAGTAACTGGACCAGTTCTGCAAAAAATTAGCGATGATTTTCTTAAAGGCCTCGGTATGAAACAAGGACAAATTCAGCTTCTTATAGAAGAAAGAAATGACTTAGTGAGGAAACAGAAAGCCGCCCCGCCCCCCCCAAGAGACAAGAGAAAACCAATAAAGCCACCAATGCCCGAAGCCTCAGCAAGTGATGATGTAGGAGATCAAGCGAAACAGACATCAGGAACCACTGTCCAACCTGCTGAGCCCGAAATTGAGAAGAAGCGGCTACCTGCAAAGGAATCATCGTCCATAGCTACAAGCCAAAGAGATGATCAAAATGTGGCAAGTCCATGTGAGACAGACAAATATAGAGACATGCAAGAGTTAGGGTCAAAATTTAGACCATTTGATAATGAAGTAGGAGACTTCAAGTACGTAAGAGGCCATGTCCTTCCTCCAGAATCTGGAGTAGAAGACCTCATCACACCATGTCATGAGTTCAAGTCCCTGGTTACTGCCTCTGGACTGGACCGCATCAAACTTCAGGCTAAATTTGCTTCGGAGGTGATCAAGTTTGCCTCCGCTTGTCTGAACGTGAGGACTAATGGTACAATACATTTCGGGGTGATGGATAGTAAGGAAGATAAACAGTGGAGACATGGACAAATAATGGGGATCCCAGTGAAGGAGCCGGATGTGTACGTTGATGCACTGGACTATATTGAGAAAAGTTTCCATGTAGAACATGAGGCGGCCAGACTTTGTATTCGAACACCCAAATTCATTGAGGTTGTAGGTAAAGATTCCAAAGATCAGCGCTTTGTGGTGGAGGTAGATGTTGTACCTGACTCACATTTAGTTAAAGATCGGGTTTTTCAAGTAACTTTACCAAAGTATAATGAGAAAAGCAACAAAGTAAGTTATGAGAAGAAAACGTATTACCGCAGAATTGGTGCAAAATCTGAGCCGGTGCCTGAAGACGACGTGGTGAGGTTTATCCAGAAATTGAATAGTTTGGATGAAGCAAGAAAAAAGGCGGAACAAAATGTCACCTGCGATGGGTCCAGCTTGGAAGATTTAGGAAGAAAAATCTCCGTTCTGCTGACTGATGGTAAAAAGTACATGAGTGATTCTCTCCGGTATATACTGGTGACTAATCGCTGCACCGAGAGCCAGCGCATGCACATCAACTTTCTAACGCGCATGAACGTTTTGTGTGTTCTCGACTTTGATCCAAACTCAGACCTTAGTGGCCTGTGCTCCAAGTATAAGGAGCACCACGCAATAAACAACCATTCCTTGAAGAGCTATGCCAATGAGGACCGGGTGAGCACAGGAGACCTGAAAAAGAATCTCTCCCTCTTCAACCAAACCAGCTGGGTCTTCTGTAATGGCCGCAGCAGTTACCGCGGAGAGGATGAGCCCTGCGATGAGAGCACCTGGGTCCGAACAAAGAAGAAGCTTTTAAAAAAGGCCATCACCTTCATATGTGATGAGATTCTGCCCAAGGGATACTTCATTGTTGTCTTTCTGTTGCTTTCTGCTCCAGAGAAACCAATTATTGACACTTTTCACGAATTCTACACAGAATTAAATGGCATGGAGTATATTCTATGCATTGCAGAGAACAAAGAAGACTATGAAAGGTGGGCCAACCAGGCAAAGGCCTCCTGCAAAATGGAGACCCTAAATCAGAGGAGCATTGTGGGAATGCAGCTCAGTCACATTGATGCAACTGTGCAAAGCCTCCTACCACAGTCGTCTTCCATCAGGCAGCTTTCTGTTTCCACCAAGGGAGTGTGTACTCTCACCACCCCGGATGAAGAGAGAATGCATTCCCTTCAAGTTCTATGCACCAACGAATGCGACAACACAAACCTGGAAGATCTGAGTAAGGAGCAAATCGAAGAGATAGAAACTACATTCTACCGAGGTGGGAAGGTGACCTGGAAGCACTTCTGGCTGGCGGAGCAAGGGAAGTGTGAAGCCTTTATCGAGCGGGAGGCTTGCACAGATGTCCAGCGCATTTTAAATGATATTCTAAATGGAAACCGTGTGAGACTTCCCGTCACAAGGATAAAAATTGTCCACCAACCAGGCAGTGGTGGGAGTACAGTCGCACGCCAGATTCTTTGGAAGAAACGTAGAGAGTTAAGATGTGCGGTGATGAAATCCTCGTTTCCAGTCATGACCGTGTGTCAGCATGCTGTGAACTTGAGGGAGTATGAAGAGAAAGACATCCACCTCTGTCTCCCGGTCCTGCTGCTTATTGAAGACTGTGATGACGAGTACATTGATGACTTGAGGGATGAGTTAACCAAAGTTATGGTCTCCAAGAGGATTGCACCTGCAAAACTTTGCTTCATCCTTCTAAGCTGCAAAAGAGCAAATGCCCCAGAAAATCTCTTGAGGTTTTCTGCCTTGGAGACTGTAACAATTACTCACAAACTGCGTAAGGAGGAAAAAATGAAGTTCACCACAAAAGCAGAGAAACTTAAGAAGAAGTTTTCTCCCGAGTCGATCATAACGTTCATTCTAATGAGTCAACAGTTTGTAGAAGAATATGTGACGAACTTTGTGCATAACGTTATGGCTGACATTGACCACTCGTCCAATGTGACGCGTCTCATAAGATACGTGGCCTTACTCAACTGCTACGTCCAGAATTCTTACATCTCTGTGTCCCACTGTGAGGCCTTCATGGGTCTGGATGCTCATACACCAGATCAGAGTGCACTAAGGGAATACAATTTCAATAACTGTCTCAGTGAACAAGCGAAGCTTATTTTCATTAAAAGAGTTGATCCAATAACTTGTATAACTTGTATTCATATCATACATCCGCATGTGGCAAAGGAAATCTTAAAACAGCTCCCGGACAATCCGCAAAGTCAAATTGCTATGTCTCTACTACAGGAGGACGTCCTCTTCCGGCACCGGTTCGGTAGAGACGAGTTTCTTGGATTTGTCAGAGATTTGATTTCTCGGCGACGTAAAATTAGCAGGGGAGACAGTGTCGATACCTTCCTATCGCCTCTTATTGAGCAGATATGTGAAACGGAGAACAACCAAGAAAAAGCAATCAACCTATTAAAAGTTGCCTATGAGCGATTTGATAAAGATCCCTTCCTGGCCCAGCAGCTGGCCCGACTGCAttataaatataagaagtttGATGCGGCCATACACTGGGCAGAGACGGCCAAGTCCCAGCTCCCTAACGACTCCTTCATTCTGGACACGGAAGGACAAGTCTATAAAAACCTCTTCAGTTTTTTGCTTGAAAAAAGTAATAATGTTGTTCCACTTGAGGAGGTCCCGGTGTTTATTGAACATGCTCTGAAAGCCATGCAGTGTTTCCAAGCAGCACAACGAGCGGCCAAGGGTGAAACCGAGACCATGAACAATGCCGGATATTTCGGTGAAGTGGAAGTCGGTTGTCGTTTGTTAAAGTTGTTGTCAACGCTTGAGATTTTCCCTCAGAATGAAAATGATAAAAGCCACGAACTCCTGCGTTACCTCTTAAGCGATTATATTCCTGAAGTCATCAAAAAGCCCTGGGCCAAGTTTCACATGCGCCTAAAAGGTCTCCACCGAAATATCTTCAATGCACTGGAGTGGATATCCGAGGACCTGAGCTACTTCCAAACCGATAAAATCGATGACAACGAAGAGAAGCGCAAGGGGGAAGAACAAGTCTACTCCCCTCGAACATGGCTGCTGCATAAGATTAAGGTATTCTCAAAGTTTTTTAGGTCACAACTTTTGCCTTCGAGTGATGACAATGAAGACGAAGAAGTAAAAAATTCTATTAATAAACTGATTCAAAAGATGAACATTTATGGACTGGGAGGTGGAAGCACCTCAACAATCCTCTCTCTTCTTCCTGATCACAAAAAACTGTCAAATATAGTCGATCTTTACACAAGATGCTCGGCGGACTTGGATGATATTGACCTGATTAGTTACATAATGAGCCACATCGCACTGGCCTGCGTAGCCCCCAACTCCACCAAACTTCTAACTTTTCAGGACTTACGGGAACGAAGCAAAAGATATCAAAACCCGCGAAAGTCCTTTCCTGCAAGCGCATATCTACTGCTCATGCTCCTCTACTGGAAAGATGACATCATAGACAGGGAGCCCGATGCTAAAAAAGACCAGATTCTCAGCTCGGCTCTCCAGAACGCACGCCGCTTGCATCAAAACAGGATAAAGGACGTCCCTGTCCGCAAAAAACGAAGCAACGTCCTCTTTTTCTTAGGGCACGGTCATGGCCTTTATAAATTGCTACATAGAAGCAAAGTGGAGAAGCAGATGGAAGGGCCCGTGAATGAGTGGAGGTTAAAGTTGGATGATGGGGAGGTGAGTAGATTAGAGAGCGGGCAGAAGCTCCTGAGAACCGTGCCGGGTTTTGCTGAGAATGGGAAGATTTATGCGACGGGACACTGCAAGAAAGAAAAGATTGAGATTGTCCCCATTAATAACTCATCGGTGCCTTACGGGAATGAGAATGTGACATTTTATCTGGGATTCACGTATGCAGGACTTGTGGCCTACAATATCAAGGTGCAGGACTGA